A single Drechmeria coniospora strain ARSEF 6962 chromosome 03, whole genome shotgun sequence DNA region contains:
- a CDS encoding putative 40s ribosomal protein s20, producing the protein MSYNKADKDHGEAPKSHKIRITLTSRKVNILEKVCTEILDRAKSKDLRVKGPVRLPTQTLKITTRKTPCGEGSKTWDCFEMRIHKRLIDLNAPTEVVKQIIVNIDAGVEVEVTIAA; encoded by the exons ATGTCTTACAACAAGGCCGACAAGGACCACGGCGAGGCTCCT AAGAGCCACAAGATCCGCATCACCCTCACGTCCCGCAAGGTCAACATCCTCGAGAAGGTCTGCACCGAGATCCTCGATCGTGCCAAGAGCAAGGACCTGCGTGTCAAGGGACCTGTCCGTCTGCCCACCCAGACGCTCAAGATCACGACCCGCAAGACCCCTTGCGGTGAGGGTTCCAAGACGTGGGATTGCTTCGAGATGCGTATCCACAAGCGCCTCATCGA CCTCAACGCCCCTACCGAGGTCGTCAAGCAGATCATCGTCAATATCGATGCTGGTGTCGAGGTTGAGGTCACCATCGCTGCTTAA
- a CDS encoding putative DNA polymerase epsilon, calytic chain POL2 gives MSRDLLRPPQVHVVGPTPSPTPSPRASPAPGSGYRSISASPNRSRRSTISSQGTLFADEGLKPPIGSPYQTSTTPVSPAWTYGASAGTSPASVFPLLDDCGHGSPVNGPPTAQLCMLCYDLQHPAKQNQASGNAFWHDQMSMWAADQPFCWEGESASLDHKVHHDRLHPQRSRAVPALNVSTVDACSSGDSSHDVNDTFAASIQDLWRYATPNSVNDRTARASLVCLGPQCHPGSFPSEGHLKAHVRAVHTHSCNWAGCQRLSFACRAGLVWHVKSEHLFICPVPGCTEASFEDVRTVSAHVVVAHPEMGNHGVKEWQLEAPTAVEVVRNSLSAQLNRSSGKELDGCNEDGAINEMLAVAIAKRKCHDQLRTVVEKKAKKNSAGTPRNADSPTDLIRARASKLIDTASFPLIFEHAVLPFLAEFLPKWTSPKHVINVARGRTSQARRLCIMTSTKISRARKIIIAGHVGDLLPEKFRWSVSFVFSVGEVVRSRSRCWAKGLGGGHLDDICHARNPYHFRHPSMGDSIGIRGNGDIEEATATLGPSLTVDGGSYWLANFHPFLEAYQSMSEVAIEHPSPQDRAHCIQEGHDVLDSASDFTIGHVRATSGLNLRTTRVSHDAYWDENLLDKPLVTMDWVLIGASQASRGANMLRRFPSETQAPLQEPLVRSVSTRGTPGGVVPGAAVVSSGRTSGYQRGLVCEVPAYVSAASNGTGKPTREWFVEEPPGGNEDDWIRGGIGVEGDSGGAIVDAETHCLMGQLWGRNKYAGPGPRFTWFAPITDILDDVQEKCGTDGRPQLPQHCDEADRYPVYPSCRQCYDAKIYLDTRRSSRVSFQSMMMIGAGDGDQDLISVEAVSELATPRDYHRHTGIEEIGSSFRGVGVWSPADSRISPGTPVIGAGDIKSLYSQTLELDDSIDSRISCCEPAVSRKRPLLFQEAVDTEGNGESSKRKRTEW, from the coding sequence ATGTCCCGGGATCTGCTTCGCCCCCCTCAAGTCCACGTCGTgggcccgacgccgtctccgACCCCCTCcccgagggcgtcgccggcgccagGTAGCGGCTACCGGTCCATATCCGCTTCGCCCAACCGCAGCCGCCGCTCCACCATATCGTCGCAAGGAACActcttcgccgacgagggcctcAAGCCTCCCATCGGCTCGCCGTACCAGACCAGCACCACTCCCGTCTCGCCGGCGTGGACGTACGGTGCCTCGGCGGGGACATCGCCCGCCTCCGTATTCCCCCTCCTCGATGACTGCGGCCATGGAAGCCCGGTCAACGGGCCGCCAACAGCTCAGCTCTGCATGCTTTGTTACGACTTGCAGCACCCCGCCAAGCAGAACCAAGCGAGTGGAAATGCGTTCTGGCATGATCAGATGTCCATGTGGGCTGCTGATCAGCCGTTCTGCTGGGAGGGCGAGTCGGCCTCGCTGGACCACAAAGTCCATCACGACCGGCTGCATCCTCAGCGTTCGAGGGCCGTCCCCGCCTTGAATGTGTCCACCGTCGACGCATGCTCATCCGGAGATTCGTCCCATGACGTGAACGATACCTTTGCCGCCTCCATCCAAGATCTGTGGCGGTATGCCACCCCTAACAGTGTCAATGACAGGACCGCTCGAGCATCGCTCGTCTGTCTCGGTCCGCAATGTCACCCTGGATCGTTTCCGTCCGAAGGTCACCTGAAAGCACACGTTCGGGCAGTCCACACCCATTCTTGCAACTGGGCGGGCTGTCAGCGGCTGAGCTTTGCGTGTCGCGCGGGTCTCGTTTGGCACGTCAAATCCGAGCATCTGTTCATCTGCCCCGTCCCCGGCTGCACCGAAGCCTCTTTCGAAGATGTCCGGACCGTAAGTGCCCACGTTGTTGTCGCACATCCGGAAATGGGCAACCACGGCGTCAAGGAGTGGCAGCTCGAGGCGCCGACCGCCGTCGAAGTGGTGAGAAATTCCCTGTCTGCACAGTTGAACAGATCGTCTGGAAAGGAGTTGGACGGGTGCAACGAGGACGGAGCGATCAACGAaatgctcgccgtcgccatcgcgaAGCGAAAATGCCATGATCAACTTCGGACGGTCGTCGAGAAAAAGGCGAAGAAGAATTCGGCGGGTACGCCTCGAAACGCCGACTCCCCGACCGATCTCATCCGCGCGCGTGCCTCGAAGCTCATCGACACCGCTTCTTTCCCCCTCATCTTCGAGCATGCCGTCCTCCCCTTTCTGGCCGAGTTTCTTCCCAAATGGACAAGCCCGAAGCACGTCATCAACGTCGCTCGGGGACGGACGTCGCAGGCGCGACGGCTCTGCATAATGACCTCCACCAAGATTTCTCGGGCCCGCAAGATCATCATAGCTGGCCACGTCGGGGACTTGCTGCCGGAAAAGTTCAGGTGGAGTGTGTCCTTTGTCTTCTCCGTCGGGGAAGTGGTacgctcccgctcccgctgCTGGGCCAAAGGATTGGGCGGCGGACATCTCGATGACATCTGTCATGCGAGAAATCCGTATCACTTCCGGCATCCCAGCATGGGAGACAGCATTGGCATCAGGGGCAACGGCGACAtcgaggaggcgacggcgacactCGGCCCCAGTCTGACTGTCGACGGCGGAAGCTACTGGCTCGCAAACTTCCACCCCTTCCTCGAAGCATACCAGTCCATGTCCGAGGTTGCCATCGAACACCCGTCGCCGCAAGATCGCGCTCACTGCATCCAGGAAGGTCACGACGTGCTCGACAGCGCCAGCGACTTTACCATCGGACACGTTCGAGCAACGTCGGGTCTCAACCTGAGGACGACCCGCGTGTCGCATGATGCTTACTGGGATGAGAATCTCCTGGACAAGCCGCTCGTCACCATGGACTGGGTCTTGATAGGCGCCAGCCAGGCCTCTCGCGGGGCCAACATGCTGCGTCGATTCCCGTCCGAGACGCAGGCCCCCCTTCAAGAGCCTCTTGTGCGGTCCGTGTCCACGAGGGGTAcccccggcggcgtcgtgcccGGGGCCGCCGTGGTTTCCAGCGGGAGAACCTCAGGCTACCAGCGTGGCCTGGTTTGCGAGGTCCCGGCCTATGTAAGCGCCGCCTccaacggcaccggcaagcCGACGCGTGAGTGgttcgtcgaggagccgCCGGGAGGCAACGAAGACGACTGGATCCGAGgaggcatcggcgtcgagggagaTAGCGGgggtgccatcgtcgacgccgagacgcACTGTCTCATGGGCCAGCTCTGGGGACGCAACAAGTACGCCGGCCCCGGTCCTCGCTTCACCTGGTTCGCGCCGATAACGGACATCCTGGACGATGTGCAGGAAAAGTGCGGAACCGATGGCCGACCGCAACTCCCGCAGCActgcgacgaggcggaccgGTACCCCGTGTACCCATCCTGCCGGCAGTGTTACGACGCGAAGATCTATCTGGATACCCGCCGGAGCTCACGGGTGTCCTTCCAAAGCATGATGATGATCGGCGCCGGGGATGGGGACCAAGATCTGATTTCTGTCGAGGCCGTATCGGAGCTAGCTACGCCGCGAGACTACCACCGCCACACTGGCATCGAAGAAATCGGCTCCTCGTTCAGGGGCGTTGGGGTTTGGTCTCCGGCAGACAGCAGGATCAGTCCGGGCACGCCCGTGATCGGCGCCGGGGACATCAAGAGCCTGTACTCGCAGACGTTGGAGCTCGATGACTCGATTGACTCGCGCATAAGCTGCTGCGAGCCTGCCGTTTCGAGAAAGAGGCCATTGCTGTTCCAGGAAGCCGTCGATACTGAAGGCAACGGGGAATCTTCGAAAAGAAAAAGGACGGAATGGTAA
- a CDS encoding DNA polymerase epsilon, whose translation MPNTSLRRPQKGFRRGGKSAYHGARTARTFTASSRVEATSADEKWERTRLAQSIDDSMGFSRHEGGKKKEGWLVNVQPTSIEDDRIPGGRAALDCYFIEHDGLTFKATVEFDPYFLIAVKKGHESEVEEWVKRVAGGGVVKTIRRVEKDDLNVPNHLLGHRRTFLELKFANVGDLMAARKDIMPVAEKNRKNMNAMDAYAEAATANADLDLFDDDLRDNDRATNNSFAEASDYIVDIREYDVPYHVRVMIDLDIRVGKWYFVEVKHGVTRIWPNESVSLPADPVVMAYDIETTKLPLKFPDAAIDQVMMISYMIDGQGFLITNREIISEDIGDFDYTPKPEYPGSFMIFNEPNEKAVIERFFLHIKEARPTVIATYNGDFFDWPFVEARASVNGIDMYREIGWRKDNDDQYKCSYSVHMDCFHWVNRDSYLPQGSRGLKAVTVAKLGYDPDELDPELMTPYAIERPQTLAEYSVSDAVATYYLYMKYVHPFIFSLCTILPLGGDDTLRKGTGTLCEMLLMVQAFEKEIVLPNKHQSPKEAFWDGHLLDSETYVGGHVESIEAGVFRADIPVDFSVDPAAIDELLKDLDSALKFVITVEEKKSLDDVENYEEVKQQIVEKLTSLRETPKCLERPLIYHLDVASMYPNIMTTNRLQPDSMISESDCAACDFNRPGKTCDRRMPWAWRGEYLPAKRDEYNMIRHALENEKFPGKTPHAPMRTFQELSVDEQAALTRKRLQLYSQKVYHKIHDSTTIVREAIICQRENPFYINTVRDFRDRRYDYKGKAKVWKGKTDALKSSGASATDVEAAKKMIIVYDSLQLAHKVILNSFYGYVMRKGSRWYSMEMAGVTCLTGATIIQMARQLVERLGRPLELDTDGIWCMLPATFPEDFSFKLKNGKKFSISYPCVMLNHLVHDRFTNHQYQTLVDKKAFKYETHSDNSIFFEVDGPYKAMVLPTSKEEDKNLKKRYAVFNDDGSLAELKGFEVKRRGELKLIKIFQQQIFKFFLEGSDLTECYNAVAKVANRWLDVLHGKGSTLADEELMELISENRSMSKTLEEYGSQKSTSITTAKRLADFLGEQMVKDKGLNCKFIICAKPRNAPVTERAIPVAIFSAEESVKRTYLKKWFKEEPADTDPRALLDWDYYLDRLGSVIQKLITIPAALQKVRNPVPRVPHPDWLQRRINIKEDKMKQKKVTDMFSKAPLGDITNLGGARSMDDMEDFGSRLLKPKTVSAAIASTQQSMAQKRKSPEPDEDTDPMAALPAEVPNASKDYVAFLQYQKTKWKLQKQARLRRRQLFGERKGVTGGNSNIEQTFRKQAHLTFMNTWQLLHLKSTDSPGVVTAHILIDSKIHAIKIKVPRQVFLNLKSDELPDVDIDGCEVEQVNYTLPNGHPSSHLFKLTVPEDVYFHEADKFSLLFNHASVEGVYEKQVPLNVRAVLQLGNLCTIDEQQQGVLGKGLEAGFDLSGLKRPTKTRTYLESSPLAYIYISHITAGERQIFGIFSTTSDRAHVVILQRSRDSGQDLPNITRLYAEMLSKRVEEAAGTNWQDCFRYQEKVSFKITQVTTRRKAHLEIGDVVRRMRKDETRPQMMVIQSSQRNLLVYDVPILGEFPILPLKYDAADSSLPPLGWQSVVARRLVGHYLGLGSWVLHLTALARYGDVPLCNLERDDPRFLIDIAYARRLQANDVVLWWSAGPRPDHAGYERDDVLGPLDTVKMPSVNNPGTFSSVCIDLEVRNLSINTILTSSLINELEGADSVSFNPTADGSDTLASENAFANAGVLVLREMVKAWWAEACKGSTMADILVQHLVRWVENPDSFMYDRALHYYVQMMSRKAFQQLMGDFRRVGSQVVFANANRLILQTTKAEVGNAFAYSQYVIKSIKSKPLFHFIDLEIKEYWDYLVWYDEFNYGGKACQEVVEAEQQNLETVMNWQMATFLPARLQPPFQEWVIEFIRLMHTLKRPDAGNDVDGTQRLTQLPSRDEEGKGGEVILGKAFEKPLRKAIAALISQQKRELLHAELAGDYTFPVLPGSHLKHRGGAVLELVKCLMQVLSLDKNINLEARLVRKELLALFDVREFSKDGTFTNPSESLRLAQVSCDSCTMARDLDFCRDEELLRAGGKGDEDGQRQPWQCSFCHAEFDRIAMEERLVSTVQSWVVEWTTQDVACAKCGALRVNDLMEHCTCSGEWRELVSRDEVTRKLAVMRRVASFYQLRMLGDVVEGMYAEI comes from the exons atgcccAACACGAGCCTCCGACGTCCGCAAAAGGGCTTCCGCCGGGGCGGGAAATCGGCATACCATGGAGCGCGAACCGCTCGCACCTTCACCGCCTCGTCCAGGGTCgaggccacctcggccgatGAAAAGTGGGAGCGCACCCGCCTGGCCCAGTCGATCGACGACAGCATGGGCTTTTCGCGCCACGAGGGcggcaagaagaaggagggcTGGTTGGTCAACGTTCAGCCAACGTCCATCGAGGACGACAGGATACCCGGAGGtcgcgccgccctcgactgCTACTTCATCGAGCACGACGGCTTGACTTTCAAGGCGACCGTCGAGTTCGACCCCTActtcctcatcgccgtcaaGAAGGGGCACGAGTCCGAGGTGGAAGAATGGGTCAAGCGAGTGGCgggtggcggcgtcgtcaagACCATCCGGAGGGTCGAGAAGGATGACCTCAACGTGCCGAACCACCTGCTCGGCCACCGGCGGACCTTTCTCGAACTCAAGTTTGCCAATGTCGGCGACCTCATGGCCGCGAGGAAAGACATCATGCCGGTGGCGGAGAAGAACAGGAAGAATATGAATGCCATGGACGCctacgccgaggccgccac AGCCAATGCCGACTTGGACCTTTTTGATGACGATTTACGAGATAACGACCGAGCGACGAACAACTCATTTGCGGAAGCGAGCGACTACATCGTCGACATTCGCGAGTACGACGTACCGTACCACGTGCGAGTAATGATAGATTTAG ATATACGAGTCGGCAAGTGGTATTTTGTCGAAGTCAAGCACGGTGTCACAAGAATCTGGCCAAACGAATCGGTATCGCTGCCTGCCGAccccgtcgtcatggcctaCGACATCGAAACCACGAAACTGCCACTCAAGTTTCCCGATGCCGCCATTGACCAGGTCATGATGATATCGTACATGATCGATGGTCAAGGCTTCCTCATCACCAACCGCGAAATCATTTCCGAGGACATTGGCGATTTCGACTATACGCCCAAACCCGAATACCCGGGCTCCTTCATGATCTTCAACGAGCCCAACGAAAAGGCCGTCATCGAACGTTTCTTCCTTCACATCAAGGAGGCCCGCCCAaccgtcatcgccacctACAACGGTGATTTTTTCGATTGGCCCTTTGTCGAAGCCAGAGCGAGCGtcaacggcatcgacatgTACCGCGAGATAGGGTGGAGAAAGGACAACGATGaccagtacaagtgcagctACAGCGTCCACATGGATTGCTTCCACTGGGTCAACCGAGACTCGTATCTGCCGCAGGGATCTCGTGGCCTAAaggccgtcaccgtcgccaagCTTGGCTACGACCCCGACGAACTAGATCCCGAGCTGATGACGCCGTACGCCATCGAACGACCGCAAACACTGGCGGAGTATTCCGtgtccgacgccgtcgcaaCCTACTACCTCTACATGAAATACGTCCACCCTTTCATCTTCTCTCTCTGTACCATCCTGCCGCTCGGAGGCGATGATACCTTGCGCAAAGGCACCGGCACCCTCTGCGAGATGCTGCTCATGGTCCAGGCTTTCGAGAAGGAGATCGTCTTGCCGAACAAGCACCAGTCGCCCAAGGAAGCCTTTTGGGATGGACACCTGCTCGACTCGGAGACATATGTCGGCGGTCACGTCGAGAGCATAGAAGCCGGCGTATTTCGCGCCGACATCCCCGTCGACTTTTCCGTCGAcccggccgccatcgacgagctgctgaaGGACCTGGACTCTGCCCTGAAATTCGTCATCACGGTGGAGGAGAAGAagtcgctcgacgacgtcgagaacTACGAAGAGGTAAAGCAGCAGATCGTCGAAAAGCTCACGAGCTTGCGGGAAACGCCCAAGTGCCTCGAGCGGCCGCTGATATACCACTTGGACGTCGCTTCCATGTACCCCAATATCATGACAACCAACCGACTCCAACCGGATTCCATGATTTCGGAATCCGACTGCGCCGCCTGCGACTTTAATCGCCCAGGGAAAACCTGCGATAGGCGGATGCCGTGGGCGTGGCGAGGAGAGTATCTGCCGGCCAAACGAGATGAGTACAACATGATCCGGCATGCTCTCGAAAACGAAAAATTTCCCGGCAAGACACCTCATGCGCCGATGCGAACGTTTCAGGAGTTGAGCGTCGATGAGCAGGCTGCCCTGACACGGAAGAGACTGCAATTATACTCGCAAAAGGTGTATCACAAGATCCACGACTCCACCACCATCGTCCGAGAGGCCATCATCTGCCAGCGGGAGAACCCCTTCTACATCAACACTGTCCGCGACTTCCGCGATCGTCGCTACGATTACAAGGGCAAAGCAAAAGTCTGGAAGGGCAAGACGGATGCGCTGAAATCCTCTGGTGCCTCGGccaccgacgtcgaggcggccaagaagatgATCATCGTCTACGATTCCTTGCAGCTCGCTCACAAGGTCATTCTGAACTCCTTCTACGGCTACGTCATGAGAAAGGGCTCGCGCTGGTACTCTATGGAAATGGCGGGCGTCACCTGCTTGACCGGTGCCACCATCATCCAGATGGCCCGACAGCTGGTCGAGCGTTTGGGCCgcccgctcgagctcgatACGGACGGCATCTGGTGCATGTTGCCGGCAACTTTTCCCGAAGACTTCTCCTTCAAGCTCAAGAATGGCAAGAAGTTTAGCATCTCCTATCCCTGCGTCATGTTGAACCACCTCGTTCACGACCGTTTCACGAACCATCAATACCAGACTCTCGTCGACAAGAAGGCGTTCAAGTACGAGACCCACAGCGACAACTCCATCTTcttcgaggtcgacggcccCTACAAGGCCATGGTCCTTCCGACGTCCAAGGAGGAAGATAAGAATTTGAAGAAGCGGTACGCCGTCTTCAACGACGATGGcagcctcgccgagctgAAGGGGTTCGAGGTCAAGCGCCGTGGCGAGCTGAAGCTCATCAAGATTTTCCAGCAGCAGATTTTCAAGTTCTTCCTCGAGGGAAGTGACCTCACCGAGTGCTACAATGCGGTTGCCAAGGTGGCGAACCGATGGCTCGACGTCCTGCACGGAAAGGGATCCACGctcgcggacgaggagctcatGGAGCTCATTTCCGAGAACCGAAGCATGTCCAAGACGTTGGAGGAGTACGGTAGCCAAAAGTCGACGAGCATCACGACGGCCAAGCGCTTGGCCGATTTTCTGGGCGAGCAGATGGTCAAGGACAAGGGACTGAACTGCAAGTTCATCATCTGCGCGAAGCCACGCAACGCGCCCGTCACGGAGCGAGCCATCCCTGTCGCCAtcttctcggccgaggaatCCGTCAAGCGCACATACCTGAAGAAGTGGTTCAAGGAAGAACCTGCCGACACCGATCCCCGCGCACTCCTCGACTGGGACTACTACCTGGATCGGTTGGGGTCGGTGATCCAGAAACTCATCACCATCCCCGCAGCGTTGCAGAAGGTCAGGAACCCGGTACCACGCGTGCCTCATCCTGACTGGCTGCAAAGACGAATCAACATCAAGGAGGACAAGATGAAGCAGAAGAAGGTCACGGACATGTTCAGCAAGGCACCACTGGGAGACATCACGAACCTTGGCGGGGCTCGGAGCATGGACGACATGGAAGATTTTGGCTCGAGGCTTCTGAAACCAAAAACCGTCAGCGCGGCGATCGCATCGACGCAGCAGTCAATGGCGCAGAAGCGCAAGTCCCCGGAGCCGGATGAGGATACGGACCCGATGGCGGCCTTGCCAGCGGAGGTGCCCAACGCGTCCAAGGACTACGTCGCCTTTCTGCAGTACCAGAAGACGAAGTGGAAGTTGCAGAAGCAGGCGCGCCTGCGCAGGAGGCAGTTGTTCGGCGAGCGAAAGGGCGTCACGGGCGGGAACAGCAACATCGAGCAGACCTTCCGAAAGCAGGCTCACCTCACCTTCATGAACACCTGGCAGCTACTCCATCTGAAGTCGACGGACAGCCCGGGGGTTGTGACGGCGCATATTCTGATCGACAGCAAGATCCACGCCATCAAGATCAAGGTTCCGCGGCAAGTCTTTCTCAACCTCAAGAGCGACGAGCtccccgacgtcgacattgACGGCTGCGAGGTGGAGCAGGTCAACTACACGCTTCCCAACGGGCATCCGTCCAGCCATCTCTTCAAGCTCACGGTGCCGGAGGACGTTTACTTCCATGAAGCAGACAAGTTCTCCCTCCTGTTTAACCATGCCAGTGTCGAGGGCGTATACGAAAAGCAGGTGCCGCTCAACGTCCGCGCCGTTCTGCAGCTCGGCAACCTCTGCaccatcgacgagcagcagcaaggcGTTCTCGGCAAGGGGCTGGAAGCCGGTTTTGATCTGAGCGGGCTCaagcggccgacgaagacgcgGACGTACCTCGAGTCGTCTCCTCTGGCCTACATTTACATATCGCACATCACGGCCGGAGAGCGGCAGATCTTTGGcatcttctcgacgacgagcgaccGAGCCCACGTCGTCATCCTACAGCGGAGCAGAGACTCCGGCCAGGACCTGCCCAACATCACGAGGCTGTACGCCGAGATGCTGTCGAAGCgggtggaggaggcggcgggcaCGAACTGGCAGGACTGCTTCCGGTACCAAGAAAAGGTCAGCTTTAAGATCACGCAAGTGACGACGCGACGCAAGGCGCATCTCGAGAttggcgacgtcgtccggAGGATGCGCAAGGATGAGACGAGGCCGCAGATGATGGTGATTCAGTCGTCGCAACGGAACCTCCTGGTCTACGACGTGCCCATCCTCGGCGAGTTTCCCATCCTGCCGCTCAAgtacgacgccgccgacagcTCGCTGCCCCCTCTAGGCTGGCAGTCCGTCGTGGCCCGTCGGCTTGTCGGACACTACCTCGGGCTGGGCTCGTGGGTACTGCATCTCACGGCGCTGGCTCGGTACGGCGACGTCCCTCTGTGCAACCTCGAGCGGGACGACCCTCGGTTCCTCATCGACATCGCCTACGCCCGACGGCTGCAAGCCAACGACGTCGTGCTGTGGTGGTCGGCCGGCCCGCGTCCTGACCATGCGGGATATGAGAGGGATGACGTGCTGGGGCCGCTCGATACGGTCAAGATGCCGAGCGTCAACAACCCGGGCACCTTCTCATCCGTCTGCATCGACCTTGAGGTGCGGAACCTGAGCATCAACACGATCCTGACGTCGTCGCTCATCAACGAGCTCGAAGGCGCCGATTCGGTGTCGTTCAATCCCACtgccgacggctccgacACGCTCGCGTCGGAGAACGCCTTTGCCAACGCCGGCGTCCTTGTCCTGCGCGAGATGGTCAAGGCTTGGTGGGCCGAGGCGTGCAAGGGCAGCACCATGGCCGACATACTGGTGCAGCACCTCGTCCGGTGGGTGGAGAACCCGGACTCGTTCATGTACGACCGCGCGCTGCACTACTACGTCCAGATGATGTCCCGCAAAGCCTTCCAGCAGCTCATGGGAGACTTTCGACGGGTCGGCTCCCAGGTCGTCTTCGCCAACGCCAACCGGCTCATCCTGCAAACGACCAAGGCCGAGGTGGGCAACGCGTTCGCCTACAGCCAGTACGTCATCAAGTCGATCAAGAGCAAGCCGCTCTTTCACTTCATTGACCTCGAGATCAAGGAGTACTGGGACTACCTCGTCTGGTACGACGAGTTCAACTACGGCGGCAAGGCGTgccaggaggtggtggaagCCGAGCAGCAGAATCTCGAGACGGTCATGAACTGGCAGATGGCCACTTTTTTGCCCGCCCGGTTACAGCCTCCCTTTCAGGAATGGGTCATCGAGTTCATCCGGCTCATGCACACCCTCAAGCGGCCGGACGCAGGCAACGACGTGGACGGGACCCAGAGGCTCACGCAACTGCCGAgccgcgacgaggagggcaaAGGGGGGGAAGTAATTCTCGGAAAGGCGTTCGAGAAGCCGCTGAGGAAAGCGATAGCGGCACTCATCAGCCAGCAGAAGCGCGAGCTCCTCcatgccgagctcgccggaGACTACACCTTCCCGGTCCTGCCGGGTTCTCACCTGAAGCACCggggcggcgccgtgctcgagctcgtcaagtgCCTCATGCAGGTGCTGTCCCTCGACAAGAACATCAACCTCGAAGCGCGGCTGGTGCGGAAAGAGCTGCTCGCGCTCTTCGACGTCCGCGAGTTCTCCAAGGACGGTACCTTCACGAACCCGTCGGAGAGCCTGCGGCTGGCGCAGGTGTCGTGCGACAGCTGCACCATGGCACGCGACCTCGACTTCTGCCGCGACGAGGAACTGCTACGGGCGGGCGgcaagggcgacgaggatggtcAGCGGCAACCGTGGCAGTGCAGCTTCTGCCACGCCGAGTTCGACCGGATCGCGATGGAGGAGCGGCTGGTGAGCACGGTGCAGTCGTGGGTGGTCGAGTGGACGACGCAGGACGTCGCATGCGCCAAGTGCGGCGCGCTGCGCGTCAACGATTTGATGGAGCACTGCACCTGCAGCGGGGAGTGGAGGGAGCTCGTATCGCGGGACGAGGTGACGAGGAAGCTAGCGGTAATGAGACGGGTGGCCAGCTTCTACCAGCTTCGCATGCTCGGGGATGTCGTGGAGGGAATGTACGCAGAGATCTGA
- a CDS encoding aldose-1-epimerase — MPDAPFTFLPLGATIQSVKVKGINIVLGFPTQDQYVKHNTPYFGETIGRVANRIKDGKIDDLNGAAYTLAVNNGPNSLHGGIVGWGKRIWDGPGPVGTRQIPGIDGLEGGESVTFTLVSEDGDEGFPGTVEARVTYTTGTQRLHGQEAIVLGIEYEASLVGGADETVINMTNHSYFNLTGDDTIDGTVVTLGTNNHLPVDASLIPTGRPVPYAAVETTKPFVLTTTEPSVDNCFVDGTEPSSVPIDTRARSLALHLSAHHPKTGIHLEVLSTEPAFQFYTGDYTDVPAVEGAPRRGPRSGFCCEPGRFVNACNVPEWRDMTRLKKGEKYGARIVYRVWAD, encoded by the coding sequence ATGCCAGACGCTCCTTTCACCTTTCTGCCTCTCGGAGCCACGATCCAGTCTGTCAAGGTCAAGGGCATCAacatcgtcctcggcttccCTACGCAAGACCAATATGTAAAGCATAACACGCCGTACTTTGGAGAGACCATCGGTCGTGTGGCCAACCGCATCAAAGATGGAAAGATTGACGACCTCAACGGTGCCGCCTACACGCTCGCCGTCAACAATGGGCCCAACAGTCTGCACGGTGGCATCGTCGGTTGGGGCAAACGCATCTGGGACGGCCCGGGGCCGGTGGGCACCAGACAGATACCGGGCATCGACGGTCTCGAAGGTGGGGAGAGCGTCACCTTCACCCTCGTGAGTGaggacggcgatgaaggcTTCCCCGGGACGGTCGAAGCCCGCGTCACCTACACGACTGGGACCCAGCGTCTTCATGGCCAGGAGGCCATCGTCTTGGGCATCGAATACGAGGCCTCGCTCGTCGGAGGCGCGGACGAGACCGTGATCAACATGACGAATCACTCGTACTTTAACCTCACGGGTGATGACACCATCGatggcaccgtcgtcacACTCGGCACCAACAACCACCTCCCCGTCGATGCCAGCCTCATCCCCACCGGCCGGCCCGTACCGtacgcggccgtcgagacgacGAAGCCCTTTGTCctcacgacgacggagcctAGCGTCGACAActgcttcgtcgacggcaccgagccCTCTTCCGTACCCATCGACACACGCGCCCGTTCGCTGGCTCTCCACCTCTCGGCCCACCACCCCAAGACAGGAATCCATCTCGAAGTTCTCAGCACCGAGCCTGCCTTTCAGTTCTATACGGGCGACTACACCGACGTTccagccgtcgagggcgcgccGCGGAGGGGGCCCCGCAGCGGCTTCTGCTGTGAGCCGGGCAGGTTCGTGAACGCGTGCAACGTGCCCGAGTGGAGAGACATGACGAGGCTGAAGAAGGGAGAAAAGTATGGTGCGAGGATtgtgtacagagtatggGCCGACTGA